Within Bacillus sp. Marseille-Q1617, the genomic segment ATGCCGGCGGGAGCAATATCATCCTTCATCAGTTCCATCCGAAGAAGGTACTTGAGTTGATTGATTCCGAGAAAATCACCAAGTTCTTCGCAGCTCCGACCATGTGGAATATGATCCTGCAGGAAAATCTATCAGACTATAATATTGAAAGTCTGAAGCTCGGACTCTACGGGGCAGCCCCGATGGCGCCGTCGCTAGTCCATGCGTGCCATGACCGGCTTGGAATAAAGCTTGTACAGGCATACGGCATGACGGAGATGGGGCCGGCGATCACATTTTTACCAGAGGATGACCAGCTTCGGAAGGCGGGGGCAGCCGGTCAGGCGTGCCTGAACCATGAAATCAGGGTCGTGAAACCGAACGAAGACGGACCGAGTGATCCAGACGCGATCATGGCGCAGGGTGAAAGCGGGGAAATCATCGTGCAGGGGCCGTGCATGATGACCGGTTACTTCAACCGAGAGGAATCATCGGAAAAAGCGATGCATAAAGGCTGGTACCATTCAGGGGATATCGGTTACCTTGATGAAGACGGCTACCTTTGGGTCAAGGACAGGGTTGACGACATGATCATTTCAGGAGGGGAAAACATCTATCCTCGTGAGGTGGAGGATGTGCTGCATGCTCATGAGGGTGTGCTCGATGTCGCGATTGTCGGGATGCCGGATGACCGCTGGGGAGAGAGTGTGACTGCTTTTGTGGTGAAGAAGGATCAGGGTGTCACGGAAGAGGAGCTTGATGAGTGGTGTAAAGAGAGTGAAAGTCTTGCCAACTATAAACGGCCGAGAAGGTATGAATTTGTGGAGGAGCTGCCGCGGAATGCGAGCGGGAAGATCCAGAAGTTTGTGCTGCGGAAGCGGATGGAGGAGTTGTTGATGGAGGGGAGGACTTAGTAAGGTAGTGAATAAATATATTTTCCAAAATTATCAAGTTTGTAAAAGGAGTGCTTGTTGTGAATAGAACTTCGTGATTTACAAGGGCAGACGAGGGGCTTCCAGCACATGAACATTACAAAATCATTTGTTAAATTGGTAGGAGAGCCGAAAATCATTTGATTGGGCTCTCTTTTTTATGCAGAAAAAGCCCCAAGCTTATTGAGTGTCTTTAATCAATAGTCATAAGAGGGGAAGTTGTTATCATGATGAAATTAAGTACGATGAAATAAGTGATGAAGAGTGATTTACAGTGGACAGGGAGATTATTTTCCGCTATTCATAACATTAATAAACGTAAATTGATGTAAGATTGTCCAGATGTATAAATTTTCCTTTACTAAAGTAATCTGCCCTTTGAATATGGTAAAATAAATTGTTGTAGAAATATAATAAATTTTTGTTTCTGATTAGAAAATATTTAATTACATCATCATTTAGGAGAAAAGGTAAAGAAAAAGTTTATTGCAAAATATAATATAATAAATAGGAGATAGGTTTATGAGAAAAAAGTTACCAAAACTGAATAGAGCAAGGACTATAGGAGTTACTTCAGAAGAATTACTAATGAGTGTCTTGGGTAAATATTCCAACGTAATACCTATACCTACTGATAAAGACTTAGGTATTGATATGCGATGTGAAGTATTAAACCATTATCAACCTACAGGGATTCATTATAACATTCAATGTAAAGGTACTGAAGATACTCATAGTAAAAAGGAATATTTCTCAATACCCATAGAAATTACCACAATAAATTATTGGTTGCAGCAAAGAGAACCAACATTTTTAGTGGTGGTAGATCGAATAAACCAGTACTTTTACTGGGCATACCCTTTATATCAAATAAAGGAGAGAATTAATGCGTTGCAATCTCAACAAACAGTAAATATACGAGTGCCAAAGGCAAATATATTTACCGATGAGATCACAATGCTTCCAGTAAATATGTATAATATTATGTATGAATATCACTATAATATCTTGGAAAAAATCGTAGAATCATTGAAATTAAAGTTAATGGACGTGGGAGAGAGGGAAAACAAAGGGACACTCCAACAATATATATCAGTTTCATCTTCAATAGAAGATTTATTAAAAAATATCAATTTAATTGAAGATTTGAATAAAAACCTATTAAATAAAATCACTCAAATCATTGATGAAGAATTAGGGAGTTATAAAGAGTCAGTTGTTGCTCTTGATCATATACCAGAAATTAGAAGGTATATTAAAGCTGATTTTGTTATGGATGATTATGGATTTATTAAAGATAAAACCCCGAATATGGTCCTAACAGAAGTCGAAGTTGCTTGGAAGAGATTTTTAGATAATAACTATAGAAACGTAGATTTGGTGTCACTTAATAAATCTGCAGAGGTACTTTACGAACTAAATAGAAATTTGGCTTTCTTTCTAAGAGAAATGCTTTATGAAATTAACCCAGACGAAGATCATGAATATATTATAGAAAAATACAGTGAATAAATTCTAAAAAAAATACACCAAATAGAATATTGGATACCCTATTAAAGAGTATCTGTCCCAAGTGCAGGGGGTAGTTACTCTTATTCTTTTATATTCACTGCTGATTAGTGCCAATTCATTGTAAACTTTAGTGAATTGGATTAATTTGTAATAATTGATATAATTTAACTAAATGTATATTGGGGGGGATTTAAATGAAAATAACAACCACTTCAACTTCTTTGGATACTGCACAAGGGCAAGATATTATATTGCGTGAAACAACCACTACTAGATTATTATTTAGGCCAATGATATCAAATAATGCGCACAATAGTGATGCCTCTGTAAAAGGTTGGTTTGTATATCAAAGGAAAAGGTTAAACGGTAATTGGGAAGATTATAAAGAACTTGATAACAATCAACTGAGGGCAGATGAATGGATTAAACTAGAGATTAAATCCGAAGAAATGCTCAAGTTAATGACTGAGTTAGACGTTTACTATAAGATTCATAGAGAGTATGGAATACAACTCGGAGTGAGAACTTACTCAAAAACTGAGTTGCAACTTGAAAAAATTACTGAGATGTTTAGAGAAGATAGCTCTTTATTTGATTCATTACTTGAATTTGATGGAAATAAAAGTGAAATATTACATAAAACTATAAAGTGGATGGGAGATACGGAAAACTCTGAAGAAATTGTATCAAGATTGCTTGAGATACAGGAAGACGAACTCGACCATTTAAATAATGTTGTTGGGATAGCAAATCTTAAAAAGTTATTAGCTATTTGGGAGGGAAATTCAGATAATGATAATGAGGAATTTTGGCAACGAACTTTTAATGAGAACGCATGGGTATTAAGTCAAATATTTGCTAGTCCTTTTTTAGACTTTCAGCAAAAGGCATATGTTGGGGGGAAGACAGTAGAAAATAGGGAAGGTAAAATTGTAGATTATATTTATCAAAATGATTTATCTAAAGAGGTTGCTTTAATTGAAATTAAGACTCCTAATACCAGACTCTTATCTAGTGAGTATAGAACTGGAATATTTTCTGTGCATAGTGATTTAACAGGATCAGTAGTTCAGGTGTTAGGGTATAAGGAACAAATTACGAGAGATTATGCTCAATTACGATATGATTACGATAGAGACTTTAAGGTTTTTAACCCTCAGTGTGTAGTGATAGCAGGGAAGTTAGGTGATTTAAGTAAGAATCAATTACAGTCCTTCGAATTGTATAGGAAAGAAATGAAGAATGTCTTGGTTGTTACCTTTGATGAATTATTTAAAAAAGTACAATTATTATTAGACCTGTTAGCTGAATAAAAAAATATACCCAATATTTAAATAGTGCTCTGAACCTATACAAGTTAATGTTTAATCGTATAGGTTTCAGGGCCCATAGTCTCTTTGCTTCTAATAAATTTCTCAATATTACATATTACCCCCGCATCACATGCAAACAAAACTCCAAATCCGCCTGGATATGCTCCTTCATCAACCTCTCAGCTTCATCTCCATTATGAGCAACAATTGCATCATAAATCTCCTGATGTTCATCAATCAGGAATGGCCGGTTATGATAAACGACCGTTTTCCTGAATAAGTAGATGATCGACTGCATGCGTTCGATGGTGTCCACCATGACGGGATTGTTGGTGGCGTTGACGATGATGTCGTGAAATTGTTTGTTGGCTTCCATGATTTCTTCGTTTGTGCCGTTCCGGCCGATGTCGATGCATTCTTTCAGCAGGTTAAGGTCTGTTTCGTTCATATAGGTAGCGGCCGACCGGGCTGCGAATCCTTCGAGGAGGATACGGACCTGGAAGTAGTGGCGGAGGTCCATGTCGGTCGGATTGACGACGCGCTTTTGTTTCACGAGCCCTTCCTGTTCAAGTTTCCGGATGGATTCTCGGATTGGTGTCCGGCTCACTCCGAGCTGTTCCGCAAGTTTTTCCTCAATCAGTTTTGTGCCCCGTTCGAGTTCTCCGTTCAAGATTTGGTCACGTATATATTCATAGGATTGCAGATAAGCGTGCTGCTGTGTTTTCTTCTTCAACTAAATCGACTCCAATGAAAGACTTTCTGTTTGTCTTTTTTACGTATTCGGCTGTTAGAAATAATGCCCTTCCTAAAAGTATAGAACGAGTTGGAACGATTTGAAAGTTCTAACGGAAAATAATTTTGTATACATTTTTAATAATTTTGTATACAAAATATAAATTATTGTGTACAATTGGTGACAACAAATGAAAACGCTTTATTTCATCAGGAGGGAATAAATATGAGACTTGGATTTATTGGTCTTGGCATCATGGGAAAACCGATGTCACTGAATCTGGTTAAGAGTGGCTACGATGTGACCGTGTTTGATATTAATGAGTCAGCAGTGGAAGAGTTAGTGGGCTCAGGAGCACGGGGAGCCGGTTCTGCAAAAGAAGTAGGGGAGATGAGTGACATCATTTTCACGATGCTTCCTAAGGGTGAGCATGTGGAAAGTGTTGCCCTCGGTGAAAGCGGTGTCATATACGGTGCGAATGATGGAGCGATCGTCGTGGATATGAGCTCGATCTCTCCCGTACAATCGAAGGGAATTGCCGAAGCACTTGCAGCGAGGGGAATGGAAATGCTCGATGCCCCGGTGAGCGGCGGTGAGCCTAAGGCGATCGACGGAACGCTTGCCATCATGGTGGGAGGAAAAGAAGAAGTCTATGAAAAGGTGAAACCTTACTTCGATGTGATGGGTCAGGACATCACGCTCGTTGGGGACATTGGGTGTGGTACGACGGCGAAGCTTGCCAATCAGATCCTGGTGAATGTCCACATCGCCGCGATGTCAGAAGCACTGACGCTGGCGGCAAAAGCAGGAATCGATATCAAGAAGATGTACGAAGCAATCCGTGGAGGTTTGGCCGGAAGTGCGGTGCTTGATGCGAAGGTTCCGTTGATCTTAGAGCGGAACTTCGTCGCCGGCGGACGCATCGACATCAACGCGAAGGATTTGACCAATGTTATGGATACAGCCCACTCAATCGGAGTGCCGCTTCCGCTTTCCAGCCAGGTGCTCGAGATGTATCACTCTTTGATGGCTGACGGAAAAGCAGCCGATGATCACGGCGGACTCATCCAACACTACGAGAAGCTTGCAAATTTCGAAGTAAAGGGTGTCAGCCAGTGATGAAAACAAGGAATGTCGATGAAATCCTATCATCCTATCAGTCTATCGATGAAGGAAAAGTAAATGAGCTTTGGGAAAAAGTCAGACCTGGATTCAAGCATAAAATCATCGTCCTTGATGACGATCCTACTGGTGTCCAGACTGTCCACGACGTTTCGGTATACACCGATTGGGAGGAAGACACCATTGAACTTGGCTTCCTGGAAGAGGGGCAGATGTTCTTCATACTGACAAATTCGAGAGCCTTCACGGCAAAAAAAACCGAGCAGGTTCACCGGGATATTGCGGAAAGAACCGAGCTTATATCAAAAAAATTGGGTATTCCTTATCTAATTATCAGCCGCGGCGACTCGACGCTGAGAGGGCATTATCCGCTGGAGACGGATGTTTTAAGACGTACGATGGAAGCTGAAAGCGGCGGGCGAGTAGACGGAGAGGTCATCCTTCCGTTTTTCAAAGAAGGCGGCCGCCTGACGGTCGAGAACACTCACTTCGTTCAACAGGAAACCGAACTTGTACCTGCCGGGGAAACCGAATTCGCGAAGGACCGGACATTCGGCTACAAGTCGAGTCACTTAGGTGAATGGGTCGAAGAAAAGACAAAAGGCGTTTTTCCAAAAGAAGGCGTCACGTACATTAAACTCGAATCCATCCGAAGCCTGGATATTGACGGGATCACTGCACAGCTGCTTCAGGTGAAGGACTTCGGCAAGGTCGTCGTCAATGCGGTTGAAGAATCGGATGTCAGAGTATTTGCGACGGCACTGATCCTCGCCATCGGGGAAGGGAAACGATTCATCTTCCGGACGGCTGCTGCTTTTACCAAGGTAATCGGGGATATTTCTTCACGGCCAATGTTAACGAGGGAAGAGCTGATCAGTGAGGAAAGGGAGAACGGCGGCCTGGTCATTGTCGGCTCTCATGTTAAAAAGACGACCGATCAATTGAACGCGTTGAAGGAATTGTCCTCTCTGCATTTCATTGAGTTCGACGCCCACCTGGTCCTGGATAAAGAAGTGTTCGGGAAGGAAATCGAGCGGGTGCGGAATGAAGCGGAAACGAAGGTGGCCGGCGGGATCAGTACGGTCATTTATACGAAGAGAAAGCGCCTTGATCTCGGCGACGGGATGGAAGAGCAGGAGCTACAGCTGTCCGTCGAGATTTCAAATGCTGTGACGAGCATCGTCCGTGACTTCTCCGTAAGGCCGAACTACCTGATCGCTAAAGGAGGAATCACCTCTAGCGATGTCGGTACTAAAGGGTTATGTGTGAAACGGGCGACCGTCGCGGGTCAAATCGCGCCGGGGATCCCGGTCTGGCAGACAGGCGAAGAAAGCACGTTCCCATTCCTCCCGTACGTCATTTTTCCGGGAAATGTCGGAGCTGTCACAACGTTAAGAGATGTCGTCTCGACACTCGAAAGCAAGTAACTGCTTTTAGGGTTCGATGCAGGGCCGTCTTTTTCTGAGGGGAATCCAGACGGCCCGGGCTTATCATAAATGGAGCTTCATAAAAACAAAGGGGGTAATCAGATATGGTTACAGGAAATATGTTGATTGTGATTTTCTTACTGTCGTTAGCTGCACTTTTTTTCTTGATATTAAAATTGAAGGTTGAACCATTTTTATCACTGATCGGTGTTGCTTTTGCTACGGCCGTTGTGATCGGCATGCCGCTGAATGAAGTGGCAGCCACTGTGACCCAGGGGTTCGGGAACACATTGACAGGCGTCGGGATCCTGATCGGACTCGGTGTTATCTTTGGACAGTTCCTCGGCGCATCCGGTGCGATTGAAAAAATCGCTGCCGCTGTTTTAAAAGCATTTGGTGTAAAGAAATCACCGGCCGGTCTTGCCTTGACGGGTACGGCTGTTTCAATACCGGTATTCTTCGATGCCGCATTCGTCATCTTAAGCGGATTGATCAAAAGTTTATCAAAGAAAACAGGAATCTCAGTGATCTCTTTTGTAACGGCACTGGGTGTAGGATTGATCGTCTCCCACAACATGATCGCGCCGACTCCAGGACCGCTTGTCGTTGCGGAAAACACGGGATCGGATCTTGGGTTATTCATCCTTTACGGAATTCTTGTAGCCATTCCGGCAACACTTGCCGGCGGATATTTCTATGGATTATTCATCGGGAAGCGTATGAACCATTCGGGGGCCGTTGAGGAAGTTGCTGTGAGTCTTGAAGATGCACCGAAAAAAGAAATCAGCACTGGCCTGAGTTTCTTCATGCTGGCACTGCCAATTGCACTCATCCTGCTCAACACGATTTCGCAGCTGTTATTCCCGGAAACAGGACTTTCAAGTGTATTAGGTTTCATCGGTGATAAGAACATTGCCCTGTTCATAAGTGTCATCGTCGCGATCATCATGCTCAGACCATATATCTCTGTTCCGAACAGCAGATTGTATTCTGAAGCGATCAACTCAGCGGGGATCATCATCCTCGTGACTGGTGCCGGCGGAGCATTCGGGGCAGTCATAAATAAGAGCGGAATCGGTGATCACCTCATCGCGACGATGCAAAGCTGGAGCATCCCGGTTCTATTGCTTGCTTTCATTTTCTCGCAAATCCTGCGTGCGTCTCTCGGTTCGGCAACCGTTGCCCTTGTGACGACATCCAGCATCATGGGGCCGTTGGCAGTGGATCTTGGTGTCTCACCAATCTTACTCGGGCTTGCCATCTGTGCCGGCGGAATCGGTCTTTCCCTTCCGAATGACTCAGGCTTCTGGGTAGTGAACAGGTTCGGTAAATTGACTGTTCCACAGACGCTTAAAGCGTGGACACTTGGCGGATTTATAGCTGGGTTGACAGCGATTACGACGGTTTTGATTTTGAGTTTGTTCTCGGGGATTCTTCCTGGGTTGTAGGGTTTTGATGAAGATCCTTTCCTCAGTTAACTGCTGGGGGAGGGATTTTTTTGTGGGAATTTTCTTGATTATACTAACTTATATTGAAATAATTGGCAGTAAGTTAACATACTGAATGCTGGTATATAATCCTAGTAAATATACGCGGAGGGGAAAATGAATAATCACAAATTTGATGAATTTATTAACATTGCAAAGAGACTGAATGAAATTGACATTATCCCATTGTTGATGGGGTCGGTGGGCTTGGAAGTTTTGACAGGAAAGAGCTGGGATGCTCAAGATTTAGATATTCATGTACCGGGTGATAAACGCGGGTGGGAGGTGCCGCCGGAATTGTCTCTACATCATTGGGCAGATATCATGGAGCTCATGAATTCAATGGGGTACAGCCTGATTGATTTGCATGAACATGAATTTTCTAAAGAGGGGTTATCAGTGGAGTTTGGCATTATCGATACATTGCCAGATTTCGCAGGTGTACAATTAGAAGATTTGGAGATACACCAAAAGGGGGATGTGAAGTATTACTTACTGCATCCCGGGCAGTATTTATCTGTTTATGAGGCTTCATCTAAGGATAGCTACCGGGCAGATCAAAATAATCATAAAGATTTGGGAAAAATAGATTTTTTAAAAAGAATGATAGAAAACGACTGATGGGGTGGACCAAGATAAGATGAGGATGATTCCATATGTTGCGGAGTATGCTGAACAAACGGTCAAGATGTGGCGGGACAGCAAGTACGAGGCTATTGGTCAAGAAGAGATTCATAGCTTTGAAAGTCATGTATACTTTTTGAATCATATTTTACCTGCTGAATTTCAAATTGAGATAGTACTTGTGGATGAAAAAGTGGTTGGGTTGGTTGCATATAATGAATCAGAAGTGAGCCAGCTGTATATCCATAAGGATTATCAAGGCATGGGTATAGGAAAAAGGCTGCTTGAAAAAGCGAAAGTACAATCATCCGGACGGTTAACACTATACACATTTGAGGTCAATATAAAAGCCCAACGGTTTTATGAAAAGAATGGATTTACCATCATTGGCAGAGGGCATGAAAATGAAGAAAACTTGCCAGATATTCTTTATGAGTGGAAAGCTGAAAAAAAGTAAACACGAGTGAATTTCTTGTTTATTGAACCTTCGTTCCCCCAACTAAAAAAGGGTTTCCATCCATTGTTATAGAATGATTATAGTAAACCATTTTTTAAAAGGGGGATAACAAATGGCTGCAACTACGGGAATTCTAGAATGGACGCTGATATCGGAATGTCCGATACCAGACGATGTGACGGCTCTCCTAGTCACTGGGGAAGAAGCAGTGGCTGCGTATAAGACGTTTCGGGACAGCGCCATTTTTACAAATAAGAGATTGATTGTAAGAGATTCGCAGGGTCTGACGGGTAAGAAGGTGGAGATGTATTCCCTTCCGTATTCTTCTATTACTATGTGGTCGACGGAGAATGCCGGGAGCTTCCTTGATGTGAATGCAGAGGTTGAATTATGGACCAAATCCGGACATATCAAGGTGAAGCTTAAGAAGGGAATCGATGTCCGGAAGTTTGATAAGTTGATTGCGGAGGCACTCTTGTAGGGGGCATCTTTCTAGTTGAAAAAGAAAAGATGTCAGGAGTGTTAGCGTGTTAAAAAGATTTTTTATTAGTTTAAAAATAATACTGATTGCAGTAGGTTTTTTTCTGGCCGCAAACGATCAACATGAAGAGACCTGGTTGCTGATCGGCTGTTTTTGGCTGGTCGCCGGTATAGAGTCTGCCATACGTTCCTATCGTGAAGAAGGGAAGGTTCCACTCGGCTTCAGCGTCGTATTTGTAGCGGGAGCCGCTGTGCTGGTGACTTTAGGGATCATCAGCTTTCGATCCTGATTCAGAAAAAACTTGAAAGGCCCGTCCCTCGTTACGGTAACACTTTACCGTGGTGAGGGACGGGCCTTTGTGTGGTGTGGATGAATTTTTCTCTTCAGTATTATTGGACGATTTCCATTTGTAACTCGAAGTCTTTTATTTTTGCTTGGGGTAAAAGAATTTTTTCAAAGTCAAAGGCGTTCAGTTCCATCCCTTTTTCCACCTTATTAGGCAGGTCTGGGTTGGCTAAGGCACTTGTCCCCAGGGATACTAAATCTGCATGATCAGCTTTCAATAATGTTTCTGCCTTATCAGGGTCGCCTAACTGGCCATTGGCGATGACAGGAAGATTTCCAAAATCTTTTGCAGCCTGAGCCAACGTTCGTGTATTCTCTCCGAAAGCAGGGCTCGCGGCATCTCCATCAGTAACATGAATATAGTCTAAAGAAGTCTGGCCAAGTTGGGAGAAGATATACTCTGCCTCTTTTTCCCCTTCAGCCCATTTGTGATTTGGATCGGCAACTTTAATTTGTGAGATGCGAATCCCGACAATGTAATCTGAACCTACGGCTTCACGGATATTTTGAATGATTTCAAGGTAAATCCGCAATCTGTTTTCTTTGGAGCCCCCGTATTGGTCTTCACGATGATTTATATAGTCAGTTAAGAATTGGTCCAGTAAATATCCATTTGCTCCATGAATCTCAACGCCATCGAATCCAGCTTGTTTTGCACGGACGGCACTTTTGACAAACGCGTCTTTCACTTGTTCTATATCATGTTCGGTCATGGCATTAGGGGTTTTGAATGGCCCAGAGCCACCATAGAATCCTAATTGTTCTCCCTTCGGAGGAACATCTGAAGCGGAAATGGTTTCATTCGTGTACGCATTACCTTGAGCCTGTCCACCAGCGTGCATGAGTTGTGCAATCATCAGAGAGTCATGTTTATGGACGGCATCTACCACAGGTTTCCATGCCTGAATATGATCTTCCCTTGCAAGCCCAGGTTGATCATCATAACCCTGACTGTAACGTTCATCTAAATAGATCCCCTCAGAAATAATGGCACTGAAGCCGCCTTTGGCATAACGCTCGTAATATCTTTTCATCGTGTCATTGGCACGCCCATCTTGTTCTGCACTTATTCGTGTCATGGGAGCAACGACATAGCGGTTCTTAAATGATTTATTTTTCACTACTGTATTTGAAAAAAGCTTTTCCTGAGTCAATCGAGACACCCTTCCTTTTAGTTAATATAGTCGCATCTTAACATGATAGAAATCTCAAATTAAGTATTTTAGCTTACACTTAACGGAAGGCATTTATAATATGTCTTGTTGTATTGATGAGTCCTTTGGGGACCAGCGCTGTTTTTTTAATGAATAAACAATAGAACTTCATAATCCTTCATTTATCCATTCAAATACTCTTCATTCTTCCAATCCGTCACGAACATATGGCCCGGGGCGTGCGTGATCATATAGGGGATTTCAGCCTGAAGCGCGACGGCCTGAGGGGTGACGCCGCATGCCCAGAACATGGGGGTCTCCCCGTCCTTGATTCCCACAAAATCACCAAAGTCGGGCTGGGTGATATCTTCGATGCCTATTTCCCCCGGATTTCCTATGTGGAGCGGGGACCCGTGCATTTCAGGGAATAAGGAGGTGATGTCCGTGGCTTTTTGTACCAGGTCATCGGGAACAGGCCTCATCGACACGACCGTCGATCCTTCAAAGACACCGGCTTTTTCAGTCGGAATGGACGTCTTGTACATCGCCACATTCTTATTTTCCTCGATATGACGCAATGGGATGCCGCCTTTGATCAGCTGGCTTTCAAAGGTGAAGCTGCAGCCGATTAGAAAGCTGACGAAATCATCTTTCCAGCAGTCATCGATCCGGTGCTTCTTGTCCACCAATTGTCCATGCTCGTACACGTGATAGAAGGGGATATCGGTCCGGATGTCGGAACCTTTCGCATACTTTGATTCGAATTGGCCCGCTTCGAGAACCTCGATGATCGGGCATGATTTTGGATTACGCATGGTGAACAGCAGGAAATCGAAGGCGTATTCCTTGGGTAGAACCACCAAATTGGCCTGTACAAAATCTTGGCAGACGCCGGATGTATGGCTGGTGTGGTCTCCGCTCCGGATGTTCTTTCTTAGGTCTGACGGTAACATGGTTGGGCTCCTTTCAAGTAAGAGGTTTCTATGATTCTTTGGTTTTTATTATTGTAACATGGAAGGGGGGAGGGGGGATCTTGATAGGGGACTTGGGATGGGCCTGGCCGTGGGCCACTTTAAAAATGGGGCCAGTCTGTACCTGTGATCTCTATTATGAAATTGGGACACGGGACCTGTCCCCGCGTCCCGCTATTTCTTCCCGGAAGAACTCATTACTTCGATGAAATCCTTCACAAACGCTTCATAATCCAATTCAAGATAAATATTGATATTTTTTTCTGCCGGTTTGGAACTGGCCCTGAAATCGGCGACAGAGGTGCCCATTCCGCTGCCTGCAGTGAAGATGTCGACTTCCCTTCGGATGACTTTGCCCATTGCCGGGTTCACCATGAGGGAGAGGGTGACAGCGTCGTGAAGGGGGGCTCCGCCGATGCCAGGTATGAGCTTTTTATAAGCATTTATA encodes:
- a CDS encoding fatty acid--CoA ligase; protein product: MSTTIGRIFDLTVMKSPNKEALYDVRKDLRFTYKEWSDEVNRLANALMAEGVKKGDRVSTFMFNTEELGTAFFACAKIGAVFNPINFRLQAEEVAFILTDAAPKVVLFEKAVEPVIASIENRFPHTAFWFIDAEAPGYAASYHEKVKAAEPKAVDAKVDENDLYAIMYTSGTTGRPKGVMHKHRSMVEQSLTVIGATKLGAVDVGLVTAPMFHCAELHCAFLPRIHAGGSNIILHQFHPKKVLELIDSEKITKFFAAPTMWNMILQENLSDYNIESLKLGLYGAAPMAPSLVHACHDRLGIKLVQAYGMTEMGPAITFLPEDDQLRKAGAAGQACLNHEIRVVKPNEDGPSDPDAIMAQGESGEIIVQGPCMMTGYFNREESSEKAMHKGWYHSGDIGYLDEDGYLWVKDRVDDMIISGGENIYPREVEDVLHAHEGVLDVAIVGMPDDRWGESVTAFVVKKDQGVTEEELDEWCKESESLANYKRPRRYEFVEELPRNASGKIQKFVLRKRMEELLMEGRT
- a CDS encoding DUF4365 domain-containing protein → MRKKLPKLNRARTIGVTSEELLMSVLGKYSNVIPIPTDKDLGIDMRCEVLNHYQPTGIHYNIQCKGTEDTHSKKEYFSIPIEITTINYWLQQREPTFLVVVDRINQYFYWAYPLYQIKERINALQSQQTVNIRVPKANIFTDEITMLPVNMYNIMYEYHYNILEKIVESLKLKLMDVGERENKGTLQQYISVSSSIEDLLKNINLIEDLNKNLLNKITQIIDEELGSYKESVVALDHIPEIRRYIKADFVMDDYGFIKDKTPNMVLTEVEVAWKRFLDNNYRNVDLVSLNKSAEVLYELNRNLAFFLREMLYEINPDEDHEYIIEKYSE
- a CDS encoding Shedu anti-phage system protein SduA domain-containing protein translates to MKITTTSTSLDTAQGQDIILRETTTTRLLFRPMISNNAHNSDASVKGWFVYQRKRLNGNWEDYKELDNNQLRADEWIKLEIKSEEMLKLMTELDVYYKIHREYGIQLGVRTYSKTELQLEKITEMFREDSSLFDSLLEFDGNKSEILHKTIKWMGDTENSEEIVSRLLEIQEDELDHLNNVVGIANLKKLLAIWEGNSDNDNEEFWQRTFNENAWVLSQIFASPFLDFQQKAYVGGKTVENREGKIVDYIYQNDLSKEVALIEIKTPNTRLLSSEYRTGIFSVHSDLTGSVVQVLGYKEQITRDYAQLRYDYDRDFKVFNPQCVVIAGKLGDLSKNQLQSFELYRKEMKNVLVVTFDELFKKVQLLLDLLAE
- a CDS encoding GntR family transcriptional regulator; its protein translation is MKKKTQQHAYLQSYEYIRDQILNGELERGTKLIEEKLAEQLGVSRTPIRESIRKLEQEGLVKQKRVVNPTDMDLRHYFQVRILLEGFAARSAATYMNETDLNLLKECIDIGRNGTNEEIMEANKQFHDIIVNATNNPVMVDTIERMQSIIYLFRKTVVYHNRPFLIDEHQEIYDAIVAHNGDEAERLMKEHIQADLEFCLHVMRG
- the garR gene encoding 2-hydroxy-3-oxopropionate reductase, with translation MNMRLGFIGLGIMGKPMSLNLVKSGYDVTVFDINESAVEELVGSGARGAGSAKEVGEMSDIIFTMLPKGEHVESVALGESGVIYGANDGAIVVDMSSISPVQSKGIAEALAARGMEMLDAPVSGGEPKAIDGTLAIMVGGKEEVYEKVKPYFDVMGQDITLVGDIGCGTTAKLANQILVNVHIAAMSEALTLAAKAGIDIKKMYEAIRGGLAGSAVLDAKVPLILERNFVAGGRIDINAKDLTNVMDTAHSIGVPLPLSSQVLEMYHSLMADGKAADDHGGLIQHYEKLANFEVKGVSQ
- a CDS encoding four-carbon acid sugar kinase family protein, whose translation is MKTRNVDEILSSYQSIDEGKVNELWEKVRPGFKHKIIVLDDDPTGVQTVHDVSVYTDWEEDTIELGFLEEGQMFFILTNSRAFTAKKTEQVHRDIAERTELISKKLGIPYLIISRGDSTLRGHYPLETDVLRRTMEAESGGRVDGEVILPFFKEGGRLTVENTHFVQQETELVPAGETEFAKDRTFGYKSSHLGEWVEEKTKGVFPKEGVTYIKLESIRSLDIDGITAQLLQVKDFGKVVVNAVEESDVRVFATALILAIGEGKRFIFRTAAAFTKVIGDISSRPMLTREELISEERENGGLVIVGSHVKKTTDQLNALKELSSLHFIEFDAHLVLDKEVFGKEIERVRNEAETKVAGGISTVIYTKRKRLDLGDGMEEQELQLSVEISNAVTSIVRDFSVRPNYLIAKGGITSSDVGTKGLCVKRATVAGQIAPGIPVWQTGEESTFPFLPYVIFPGNVGAVTTLRDVVSTLESK
- a CDS encoding GntP family permease; protein product: MVTGNMLIVIFLLSLAALFFLILKLKVEPFLSLIGVAFATAVVIGMPLNEVAATVTQGFGNTLTGVGILIGLGVIFGQFLGASGAIEKIAAAVLKAFGVKKSPAGLALTGTAVSIPVFFDAAFVILSGLIKSLSKKTGISVISFVTALGVGLIVSHNMIAPTPGPLVVAENTGSDLGLFILYGILVAIPATLAGGYFYGLFIGKRMNHSGAVEEVAVSLEDAPKKEISTGLSFFMLALPIALILLNTISQLLFPETGLSSVLGFIGDKNIALFISVIVAIIMLRPYISVPNSRLYSEAINSAGIIILVTGAGGAFGAVINKSGIGDHLIATMQSWSIPVLLLAFIFSQILRASLGSATVALVTTSSIMGPLAVDLGVSPILLGLAICAGGIGLSLPNDSGFWVVNRFGKLTVPQTLKAWTLGGFIAGLTAITTVLILSLFSGILPGL